The following are from one region of the Gammaproteobacteria bacterium genome:
- the ispB gene encoding octaprenyl diphosphate synthase: MSIENIRSFIAQDMDIVDDVIRAKLHSHVLLIRQVSEYIINSGGKRLRPALVILSAGAFGYQGKFHYDLAAVVEFIHTATLLHDDVVDESQLRRNKETANALFGNAASVLVGDFLYSRAFQMMVEVDNMRVMQVLADATNTIAEGEVLQLLNCRDPQVTEENYLQVIRYKTAKLFEAASRLGAILGNAAPEEENAMSVYGMHLGTAFQLIDDMLDYTGNNQDIGKNLGDDLAEGKPTLPLIYAMRVGTAEQAGIIRKAIEDGGKDGFQPVLEVIQRTAALDYARKCAEAEIATATAAIASLPDSENKKCLMQLADFAVTRNH; this comes from the coding sequence GTGTCAATCGAAAATATTAGAAGCTTCATCGCGCAAGATATGGACATCGTCGACGATGTCATCCGCGCAAAACTGCATTCCCATGTTCTTCTGATTCGCCAAGTCAGCGAATATATCATCAATAGCGGAGGCAAGCGCTTACGTCCCGCGCTGGTGATCCTATCGGCGGGTGCTTTTGGTTACCAAGGCAAATTTCACTACGATCTGGCTGCGGTTGTCGAATTCATTCATACCGCCACGTTACTGCACGATGATGTTGTCGATGAATCGCAACTGCGGCGCAATAAGGAAACCGCCAATGCATTGTTTGGCAACGCGGCCAGTGTTCTGGTCGGGGATTTTCTCTATTCCAGAGCATTCCAGATGATGGTGGAAGTCGACAATATGCGCGTGATGCAAGTGTTAGCCGATGCGACCAATACGATTGCCGAAGGTGAAGTTCTGCAATTGCTCAATTGCCGCGATCCGCAAGTGACCGAAGAAAATTATCTGCAAGTGATCCGTTATAAAACCGCCAAGCTGTTCGAAGCGGCAAGCCGCTTAGGCGCGATTCTCGGCAACGCCGCACCGGAAGAGGAAAATGCCATGTCGGTTTACGGCATGCATTTGGGTACCGCTTTTCAACTCATCGACGACATGCTCGACTATACCGGTAATAATCAGGACATCGGGAAAAATTTGGGTGACGATCTGGCCGAAGGTAAGCCGACATTGCCGCTCATCTATGCCATGCGCGTCGGTACAGCGGAACAAGCCGGTATAATCCGCAAGGCGATCGAGGATGGTGGCAAAGACGGCTTCCAGCCGGTTCTGGAGGTCATCCAGAGAACCGCTGCGTTGGATTATGCACGTAAATGCGCCGAGGCTGAAATTGCCACCGCAACGGCCGCGATAGCCTCCTTACCGGATTCGGAAAACAAAAAATGTCTGATGCAATTGGCGGACTTTGCGGTTACGCGCAATCATTAA
- the rplU gene encoding 50S ribosomal protein L21 gives MYAVIKTGGKQYRIQVGEKLKIEQLKAENGSELVIDQVLMVADGDKVSVGTPLVSGAKVSATVLGQGRHDKIRIFKMRRRKHYQKHQGHRQNYTEIQITGISA, from the coding sequence ATGTATGCGGTCATAAAAACCGGCGGTAAACAATATCGAATTCAAGTGGGTGAAAAGCTGAAAATTGAGCAACTGAAAGCGGAAAATGGCAGCGAACTCGTTATCGATCAGGTATTGATGGTAGCGGATGGCGACAAAGTATCGGTGGGAACGCCGCTCGTCAGTGGCGCCAAGGTAAGTGCAACGGTTCTCGGTCAAGGACGTCACGACAAGATCCGCATTTTCAAGATGCGCCGCCGCAAGCATTATCAAAAGCATCAAGGTCACCGGCAGAATTACACTGAAATACAGATCACCGGTATTTCAGCTTAA
- the rpmA gene encoding 50S ribosomal protein L27, translated as MAHKKAGGSSRNGRDSHSKRLGVKRYGGELISAGSIIIRQRGTQVHPGENVGIGKDHTLFAKVAGKVNFSIKGALKRKVASVIPV; from the coding sequence ATGGCACATAAGAAAGCAGGCGGAAGTTCCAGAAACGGGCGCGATTCACATTCAAAACGGCTCGGTGTTAAGCGGTACGGCGGCGAATTGATCTCAGCCGGATCGATTATCATCAGACAACGCGGCACACAGGTTCATCCGGGCGAAAATGTCGGTATCGGTAAAGACCATACCTTATTCGCCAAAGTAGCGGGAAAAGTGAATTTCAGTATCAAAGGCGCATTGAAACGTAAAGTAGCAAGCGTGATACCGGTATAA
- the obgE gene encoding GTPase ObgE, whose translation MKFIDEAVIQVSAGKGGNGVASFRREKYIPRGGPDGGDGGRGGSVFAIADRNINTLIDYRFARIHRARNGQNGQGSDRYGKSAEDIILRMPVGTLIKDINTDAVVADLVHDQQKVLLAKGGTGGLGNLHFKSSTNRAPRQFTFGEPGQEFELKLELKVLADVGLLGMPNAGKSTLIRAVSAARPKVADYPFTTLHPNLGMVRVDQNRSFVMADIPGLIEGAAEGVGLGHRFLKHLARTRLLLHVIDMMPPNEETDLVHEAHALEAELRKYDEALYQKPRWLVMNKTDMMPQDKRDEICRTFVKKLGWQDKYFIISALTGEGCQLLTYAIMDYLEQHLPPQPENPTPENELSNPC comes from the coding sequence ATGAAGTTTATCGACGAAGCGGTTATCCAGGTATCAGCCGGCAAAGGCGGTAACGGCGTCGCCAGCTTCCGGCGGGAAAAATACATTCCGCGGGGTGGACCTGATGGCGGCGACGGCGGCCGGGGCGGCAGCGTATTCGCCATAGCCGACCGCAACATCAACACCCTGATCGACTACCGCTTCGCCCGCATCCACCGCGCCAGGAACGGCCAGAACGGTCAAGGCTCGGACCGCTACGGCAAAAGCGCCGAAGATATTATCCTGCGCATGCCGGTTGGCACGCTGATCAAAGACATCAACACGGATGCAGTCGTCGCCGATCTGGTGCACGATCAGCAAAAAGTGCTGCTGGCCAAAGGCGGCACCGGCGGACTCGGCAATCTGCACTTCAAGTCCAGCACCAATCGCGCGCCGCGTCAATTTACCTTCGGCGAGCCCGGCCAGGAATTCGAACTGAAGCTGGAACTCAAAGTGCTTGCCGACGTCGGTTTACTCGGTATGCCGAACGCCGGAAAATCCACGCTGATCCGCGCGGTATCCGCCGCACGTCCCAAAGTGGCCGATTACCCGTTCACCACCCTGCACCCTAACCTCGGCATGGTGCGCGTCGACCAGAACCGCAGTTTCGTCATGGCTGATATTCCGGGGTTGATCGAAGGCGCGGCCGAAGGCGTGGGATTGGGTCACCGTTTTTTAAAACACTTGGCGCGTACCCGGCTGCTGCTGCATGTCATCGACATGATGCCGCCGAACGAAGAAACCGATCTGGTGCACGAGGCGCATGCCTTGGAAGCAGAATTGCGAAAATACGACGAAGCGCTGTATCAAAAACCGCGCTGGCTGGTCATGAACAAAACCGACATGATGCCACAGGACAAACGCGACGAGATATGCCGTACGTTCGTCAAGAAATTAGGCTGGCAAGACAAATACTTCATCATCTCGGCATTGACCGGCGAAGGCTGTCAACTCCTGACTTACGCCATCATGGATTATCTGGAGCAGCATTTACCGCCGCAGCCCGAAAACCCGACCCCGGAAAACGAACTATCGAATCCATGTTAA
- a CDS encoding glutamate 5-kinase, which produces MESMLKQARRIIIKVGSSLVTNQGKGLDHTALAGWAAQIATLKQMGKDIILVSSGAIAEGMQRLNWESRPTALYELQAAAAVGQMGLAQAYASSFSQYGLQTAQVLLTHEDLSNRKRYLNARSTLTTLLKLNIIPIINENDTVATDEIRFGDNDTLAALVTNLVEADALVILTDQAGLYTSDPRKDPSAKLLSEVHAGDPALEKMAGGVGSSISRGGMQTKVIAAKRAARSGADTIVASGHEDNVLVRLSQDEAIGTRFVAKLPVLAARKQWLADYLQVRGYVTLDHGAVKALTGDGKSLLPIGVVAVNGEFERGETVSCLDPGGREIARGLINYSAVETQKILKQPSSEIEAILGYVDEPELIHRNNLVLL; this is translated from the coding sequence ATCGAATCCATGTTAAAGCAAGCACGCCGCATCATCATCAAAGTAGGCAGCAGCCTGGTCACCAATCAAGGCAAAGGGCTCGATCACACCGCATTGGCCGGCTGGGCGGCGCAAATCGCCACGCTCAAGCAGATGGGCAAGGATATCATCCTGGTTTCGTCGGGCGCGATCGCCGAAGGCATGCAGCGCCTCAACTGGGAAAGCCGCCCGACCGCGCTGTATGAATTGCAGGCAGCCGCCGCCGTCGGTCAGATGGGATTGGCGCAAGCTTACGCTTCGAGCTTTTCGCAATACGGTCTGCAAACCGCGCAAGTGCTGCTGACGCACGAAGATCTGTCGAACCGCAAGCGCTATCTGAACGCACGCTCGACATTGACCACACTGCTCAAACTGAACATCATCCCGATCATCAACGAAAACGATACCGTCGCCACCGACGAAATCCGCTTTGGCGATAACGACACGCTAGCAGCGCTGGTCACCAACCTGGTCGAAGCCGATGCACTGGTGATTCTGACCGATCAGGCCGGTTTGTATACCAGCGATCCACGCAAGGATCCCAGCGCGAAATTATTGAGCGAAGTCCATGCCGGCGATCCGGCGCTGGAAAAAATGGCCGGCGGCGTCGGCAGCAGCATCAGCCGCGGCGGCATGCAAACCAAAGTGATCGCTGCCAAACGCGCGGCACGCAGCGGCGCCGACACGATCGTCGCCTCCGGACACGAAGACAACGTGCTGGTACGCCTCAGTCAGGATGAAGCCATCGGTACCCGTTTTGTGGCTAAACTGCCGGTTCTGGCGGCACGCAAGCAATGGCTCGCCGATTATTTGCAAGTGCGCGGTTACGTCACGCTCGACCACGGCGCGGTTAAAGCATTGACTGGCGACGGCAAAAGCCTGCTGCCGATCGGCGTGGTCGCGGTCAATGGCGAATTCGAGCGCGGCGAAACGGTGTCCTGTCTTGATCCGGGCGGACGCGAAATCGCCCGCGGCCTGATCAACTACAGCGCCGTGGAAACGCAAAAAATCCTGAAACAACCCAGCAGCGAAATAGAAGCGATTCTGGGTTACGTCGACGAACCGGAATTGATTCACAGGAACAATCTGGTTCTGCTGTAA
- a CDS encoding DUF1624 domain-containing protein: MPAESTQRIAAIDWLRGIVMILMALDHASWFFNEQRIFADSVLLFEPGTRFAADQFFTRWITHICAPTFLFLAGTSIAISNFQRRQQGMSAGVIEYELLMRGAFIALLDIGLFSLIGGKPVLQVLYAIGISMMLMVYLQRLGAGAVFSLAILIIAGGEWLLALLWQPGGDVPLWLALTFAPDFGDTYTVLYPALPWLGMMMLGWAFGERLIVHPSASWQPQRVLMTAGWFALTLFVIIRGHDGYGNLFMHLQGDTLIDWLHVSKYPPSLAYTLLELGLMAIMLSLLMQLESRNKTINPNNPVLLFGQTALFFYLAHFAVLTALKPLFERGSLEQTYAITLLALIILYPICRAYRTLKWRYPHSLLRFL, encoded by the coding sequence ATGCCAGCCGAGTCAACCCAACGCATCGCCGCCATCGACTGGCTACGCGGCATTGTCATGATCCTGATGGCGCTCGATCACGCGTCGTGGTTTTTCAACGAGCAGCGCATTTTCGCCGACTCGGTATTGCTGTTCGAGCCCGGCACCCGCTTCGCCGCCGATCAATTCTTCACGCGCTGGATTACGCACATCTGCGCGCCGACTTTTCTATTTCTCGCCGGCACCTCGATCGCCATCAGCAACTTCCAGCGCCGCCAGCAAGGTATGAGTGCTGGCGTCATCGAGTACGAATTATTAATGCGCGGCGCGTTTATTGCCTTGCTGGACATCGGCCTGTTCTCGCTGATCGGCGGCAAACCGGTGCTGCAAGTGCTGTACGCCATCGGCATCAGCATGATGCTGATGGTCTATCTGCAACGTCTCGGCGCAGGTGCGGTTTTCTCGCTGGCGATTTTGATTATCGCCGGTGGTGAGTGGTTACTGGCGCTACTGTGGCAACCGGGTGGCGACGTGCCGCTCTGGCTCGCGCTCACGTTCGCACCGGATTTCGGCGACACCTACACCGTGCTCTACCCTGCCTTGCCGTGGCTCGGCATGATGATGCTCGGCTGGGCGTTCGGCGAACGGCTCATCGTCCATCCATCCGCTTCCTGGCAGCCGCAGCGCGTGCTGATGACCGCCGGGTGGTTTGCGTTGACGCTGTTCGTCATCATCCGTGGCCACGACGGTTACGGCAACCTGTTCATGCACTTGCAAGGCGATACCCTGATCGACTGGCTGCACGTCAGCAAGTACCCGCCCAGTCTGGCATACACGCTGCTGGAACTGGGCTTGATGGCGATCATGCTGTCGTTACTGATGCAGCTGGAATCGCGCAATAAAACCATCAACCCCAACAACCCGGTACTGCTGTTCGGCCAAACCGCGCTGTTTTTCTACCTCGCGCACTTCGCCGTGCTGACGGCACTGAAACCGCTGTTCGAACGCGGCAGCCTGGAACAAACTTACGCGATCACGCTGCTGGCACTGATCATTCTGTACCCCATCTGTCGCGCCTATCGCACATTGAAATGGCGATATCCCCATAGTCTTTTGCGCTTTCTGTAG
- the mdoH gene encoding glucans biosynthesis glucosyltransferase MdoH, which produces MNKVTEYIDALPLTDAEKAVLPAMNIRALHEALDPEHHHYAREDDSPLGSVKVRLERSWPDSLVGGQLIKDNEDRTQLKAMPKVTRSPMSPDPWRTNPIGRFWDHLRGHDVAPRYVSRLTKEEQAHEQKWRTAGTIRRYILLLLTLSQTVVATWYMKTVLPYQGWALINLVDMIDQDAWISFMQLLPYILQSGILILFAILFCWISAGFWTALMGFLQLLIGKDKYSISASMAGDVPLNPEHRTALIMPICNEDVDRVFAGLRATWESVKATDQQQHFDVYILSDSYNPDICVAEQKAWMELIAEVQGEGQIFYRRRRRRVKRKSGNIDDFCRRWGNQYSYMVVLDADSVMSGECLTNLVRLMEANPNAGIIQSSPKASGMNTFYARCQQFATRVYGPLFTAGLHFWQLGESHYWGHNAIIRVKPFIEHCALAPLPGEGSFAGSILSHDFVEAALMRRAGWGVWIAYDLPGSYEELPPNLLDELKRDRRWCHGNLMNFRLFLVKGLHPVHRAVFLTGVMSYLSAPLWFMFLALSTALQVVHALTEPQYFLQPRQLFPVWPQWKPELAIALLASTMVLLFLPKLLSILLIWCKGTKEYGGFIRVTISLLLEVLFSVLLAPVRMLFHTVFVVSAFLGWEVVWNSPQRDDDSTSWSEALMRHGSQLLLGLVWAVGMAWLDLRFLFWLAPIVFSLILSPFVSVISSRSSVGLRAKRWKLLLIPEEYSPPPVLVDTDNYLMMNRSRTLDDGFMHAVFHPSFSALATAMATARHRESKVLEIARDRHVEQALNEAPDKLNRDRRLVLLSDPVIMSRLHYRVWAMPEKYASWVNYYQQLTLNPLALKAK; this is translated from the coding sequence ATGAATAAGGTGACTGAGTATATTGACGCGCTGCCGCTGACTGACGCTGAGAAAGCGGTGCTGCCGGCAATGAATATCCGCGCCCTTCATGAGGCGCTGGATCCTGAGCATCATCACTATGCGCGTGAAGATGATTCGCCGCTGGGGTCTGTGAAAGTGCGGCTTGAGCGGAGCTGGCCTGATTCTCTGGTTGGCGGGCAACTGATCAAAGACAACGAAGATCGTACGCAACTGAAAGCGATGCCCAAAGTGACACGTTCACCGATGTCACCGGATCCGTGGCGCACTAATCCGATTGGTCGATTCTGGGATCATCTGCGTGGACACGATGTCGCACCGCGCTATGTGTCGCGACTGACGAAGGAAGAGCAAGCTCATGAACAGAAATGGCGCACTGCCGGTACTATCCGCCGCTACATTTTGCTGCTGCTGACGTTGTCGCAAACCGTGGTTGCGACTTGGTATATGAAAACTGTCCTTCCTTACCAGGGCTGGGCGCTGATCAATCTGGTCGATATGATTGATCAGGATGCGTGGATATCGTTTATGCAATTGCTGCCTTATATACTGCAAAGCGGCATTTTGATCCTTTTCGCTATTCTCTTCTGTTGGATATCCGCCGGTTTCTGGACGGCACTGATGGGCTTTCTGCAGCTACTGATCGGTAAAGACAAGTACAGTATTTCCGCATCGATGGCAGGGGATGTGCCACTCAATCCCGAGCATCGTACGGCGTTGATTATGCCTATCTGCAACGAAGACGTGGATCGCGTATTCGCCGGATTGCGTGCGACCTGGGAATCAGTGAAGGCGACAGATCAACAACAGCACTTCGATGTCTATATTCTGAGTGACAGTTACAATCCTGATATCTGCGTTGCGGAACAGAAAGCGTGGATGGAACTGATTGCAGAGGTTCAGGGTGAAGGTCAAATCTTCTATCGCCGCCGCCGCCGCCGCGTGAAACGTAAGAGCGGTAACATTGACGATTTCTGCCGCCGCTGGGGCAATCAGTACAGCTACATGGTGGTGCTGGATGCGGACTCGGTGATGTCAGGAGAGTGCCTGACCAATCTGGTGCGCTTGATGGAGGCTAACCCGAATGCCGGCATCATTCAGTCGTCGCCGAAAGCCTCAGGCATGAATACCTTCTACGCGCGTTGCCAGCAGTTTGCGACACGCGTTTACGGACCGCTGTTTACTGCCGGCCTGCACTTCTGGCAATTAGGAGAATCACACTACTGGGGCCACAACGCCATCATCCGTGTGAAACCGTTTATTGAGCACTGTGCGCTGGCGCCTCTGCCGGGTGAAGGCTCTTTCGCGGGCTCCATTCTCTCTCACGACTTCGTGGAAGCGGCATTAATGCGCCGTGCGGGATGGGGGGTGTGGATCGCTTACGATCTGCCGGGTTCTTATGAAGAACTGCCGCCGAACCTACTGGACGAGCTTAAGCGCGACCGCCGCTGGTGTCACGGCAACCTGATGAACTTCCGCCTATTTCTGGTGAAGGGCTTGCATCCGGTACACCGCGCGGTGTTCCTGACCGGCGTCATGTCTTATCTTTCCGCGCCGCTATGGTTTATGTTCCTTGCGCTTTCCACCGCGCTGCAGGTGGTGCATGCGCTTACAGAACCGCAATACTTCCTGCAGCCGCGCCAGCTGTTTCCGGTGTGGCCACAGTGGAAGCCGGAACTGGCGATCGCGCTGTTAGCCTCGACCATGGTGCTACTGTTCCTGCCCAAGTTGCTGAGTATTCTGCTTATCTGGTGCAAGGGAACGAAAGAGTACGGTGGGTTCATTCGCGTCACGATTTCTCTGCTACTGGAGGTACTCTTTTCGGTGCTGCTGGCACCGGTACGTATGCTATTTCACACCGTATTTGTGGTCAGCGCATTTCTTGGCTGGGAGGTAGTGTGGAATTCGCCACAACGTGACGATGATTCCACCTCGTGGAGTGAAGCCCTTATGCGCCATGGTTCTCAACTGCTGCTGGGGTTGGTGTGGGCCGTAGGGATGGCGTGGCTTGATCTGCGCTTCTTATTCTGGTTGGCGCCTATTGTCTTCTCGCTGATTCTGTCGCCGTTCGTGTCGGTCATCTCCAGCCGTTCGTCCGTTGGCCTGCGCGCCAAACGCTGGAAGTTGCTCCTGATTCCGGAAGAGTATTCGCCGCCTCCGGTACTGGTGGATACAGACAATTATCTGATGATGAATCGCAGCCGCACGCTGGACGATGGCTTTATGCACGCCGTGTTTCATCCATCGTTCAGCGCACTGGCGACGGCGATGGCCACCGCGCGCCACCGCGAGAGCAAGGTGCTTGAGATTGCCCGCGATCGTCACGTTGAGCAGGCGCTGAATGAAGCCCCTGATAAGCTCAATCGCGATCGCCGTCTGGTACTGTTGAGCGATCCGGTCATCATGTCGCGTCTGCATTATCGCGTATGGGCGATGCCGGAGAAATACGCTTCGTGGGTGAATTATTATCAGCAACTGACGCTAAATCCATTAGCACTGAAAGCGAAATAA
- the mdoG gene encoding glucans biosynthesis protein MdoG, whose product MMRMRWLGSVVMLALYASSAWAFTIDDVAKQARSLAGKSYETPKSNLPSIFRDMKYADYQQIQFNHGKAYWSNLKTPFKLEFYHQGMYFDMPIEINEVTATSVHKIKYSSDYFNFGDVQYDKDIVKDLGFAGFKVLYPINSKGKNDEILSMLGASYFRVVGAGQVYGLSARGLAIDTALPSGEEFPRFREFWIERPKPADKRLTIYALLDSPRATGAYRFVMILDRNIVIDVQSKIYLRDKVGKLGVAPLTSMFLFGSNQPSPMTNFRPELHDSNGLSIHAGNGEWIWRPLNNPKRLAISSFSTENPRGFGLLQRGRRFLRFEDLDDRYDLRPSAWITPKGKWGKGRVELVEIPTNDETNDNIVAFWTPDQLPEADKEMNFKYTITFSRDEDKLHAPDNAYVMQTLRSTGDVKQSNLIRRPDGTIAFVVDFTGAEMKKLPQDTPVVAQTSIDDNGEIVESSVRYNPVIKGWRLMLRIKVQDVKKITEMRAALVNGDQTLSETWSYQLPADE is encoded by the coding sequence ATGATGAGAATGCGTTGGTTGGGCTCGGTAGTGATGTTAGCCCTGTATGCCTCGTCGGCTTGGGCCTTTACCATCGATGATGTTGCAAAACAAGCTCGATCGTTAGCCGGCAAAAGCTACGAAACGCCGAAAAGCAATTTGCCCTCTATTTTCCGCGACATGAAGTATGCGGATTATCAGCAGATTCAGTTTAATCATGGTAAAGCTTACTGGAGTAATCTGAAGACTCCATTCAAGCTTGAGTTTTATCATCAGGGTATGTACTTCGATATGCCAATCGAAATTAATGAAGTAACCGCCACGTCGGTACATAAAATCAAATACAGTTCCGATTATTTCAATTTTGGCGATGTCCAGTATGATAAAGACATAGTGAAAGATCTTGGCTTTGCCGGCTTCAAAGTACTGTATCCGATCAATAGTAAAGGTAAAAACGACGAAATTCTCAGTATGCTTGGTGCCAGTTATTTCCGCGTGGTTGGTGCCGGCCAGGTTTATGGTCTTTCCGCGCGTGGCTTAGCTATCGATACTGCTCTGCCTTCCGGCGAAGAGTTTCCCCGGTTTCGAGAATTTTGGATCGAGCGGCCTAAACCGGCTGACAAACGACTGACAATCTATGCGCTACTCGACTCTCCCCGTGCTACGGGTGCTTACCGCTTTGTCATGATTCTGGATCGCAATATTGTCATCGACGTGCAATCGAAAATCTATCTGCGCGACAAGGTTGGCAAGCTCGGCGTTGCGCCGCTGACGAGCATGTTCCTGTTCGGCTCTAATCAGCCTTCTCCGATGACGAACTTCCGTCCTGAGTTACATGACTCTAATGGCCTATCCATTCACGCCGGTAATGGAGAGTGGATCTGGCGTCCGCTGAACAATCCGAAACGTTTGGCCATCAGTAGTTTCTCCACGGAAAATCCGCGGGGCTTTGGTCTGCTGCAACGTGGCCGCCGGTTCTTGCGTTTTGAAGATCTGGATGACCGTTACGATCTGCGTCCGAGCGCGTGGATAACGCCGAAAGGAAAGTGGGGCAAAGGTAGAGTCGAGCTGGTGGAAATTCCGACCAATGATGAAACCAACGACAACATCGTCGCCTTTTGGACGCCGGATCAACTGCCGGAAGCTGATAAAGAGATGAACTTCAAGTACACCATCACCTTCAGCCGCGACGAAGACAAACTGCATGCGCCGGATAACGCGTACGTCATGCAGACGCTGCGCTCAACGGGTGATGTAAAACAGTCTAATCTCATTCGCCGACCTGATGGCACGATCGCCTTCGTCGTCGATTTTACTGGCGCAGAGATGAAGAAGCTGCCGCAGGATACTCCTGTTGTAGCGCAGACCAGCATTGACGACAACGGTGAGATCGTCGAGAGCAGCGTGCGTTACAACCCGGTCATTAAAGGTTGGCGTCTGATGCTGCGGATAAAAGTACAAGATGTGAAGAAAATCACTGAGATGCGTGCTGCGCTAGTCAACGGTGACCAGACGCTGAGTGAAACTTGGAGCTATCAGCTACCTGCCGATGAATAA
- a CDS encoding PepSY domain-containing protein yields the protein MNKWRQALLIALIMGTVLTNATAGRQNTPSERGSASDPAAGISEQRAITIAQQHFKGRVLAINQTDHLYRVKILSDQGTVHTILINALDGSVVSTH from the coding sequence ATGAACAAATGGCGGCAAGCATTACTGATAGCGTTGATCATGGGTACCGTACTGACGAACGCAACGGCCGGCCGGCAAAATACACCCAGTGAGCGCGGTAGCGCAAGCGATCCGGCTGCCGGTATTTCTGAGCAACGCGCAATTACGATTGCGCAGCAGCATTTCAAAGGCCGCGTGCTGGCGATCAATCAGACCGACCATCTGTATCGCGTCAAAATACTCAGCGATCAAGGCACTGTACACACAATTCTGATCAATGCGCTGGACGGTAGCGTCGTATCAACTCATTAA
- a CDS encoding response regulator transcription factor translates to MRILVIEDEFRLQNQIRQQLEAAGYMVDTCSNGDEGLFLATEYPLDAAIIDIGLPGKSGLEIIKTLRERGSLLPILILTARSSWQDKVQGLEMGADDYLTKPFQMEELQARVKALLRRATGIPQTLLKCGPVTVDVTAQSVTVNGANIELTSFEYRLLEELVRHHGEVLSKHTLADYLYPHDEDRDSNVLEVMVGRLRRKLDPDGTLNPIETMRGRGYRFTLDCNKSS, encoded by the coding sequence ATGCGTATCCTGGTTATTGAAGACGAATTCCGCTTGCAAAACCAAATCCGCCAGCAACTGGAAGCTGCCGGATATATGGTCGACACCTGCAGTAACGGTGACGAAGGCTTGTTTCTCGCCACGGAATACCCGCTCGATGCCGCCATCATCGATATCGGTTTGCCCGGTAAATCCGGCCTGGAAATTATCAAGACGCTGCGGGAACGCGGCAGCCTGCTGCCGATTCTGATCCTGACCGCACGCAGCAGCTGGCAGGATAAAGTGCAAGGATTGGAGATGGGTGCGGACGATTATCTGACCAAACCGTTCCAGATGGAAGAACTGCAAGCGCGGGTCAAGGCGCTGCTGCGGCGCGCCACCGGCATCCCGCAAACCCTATTGAAATGCGGTCCGGTCACAGTGGATGTCACAGCGCAATCGGTCACGGTCAACGGCGCAAATATTGAATTAACCTCGTTTGAATACCGTTTGCTGGAAGAGCTAGTACGCCACCATGGCGAAGTACTGTCCAAACATACGCTCGCCGACTATCTCTATCCGCACGACGAAGATCGCGACAGCAATGTGCTCGAAGTTATGGTCGGCCGATTACGCCGCAAACTCGACCCCGATGGCACATTAAACCCGATTGAAACCATGCGCGGACGCGGCTACCGCTTCACCCTGGATTGCAACAAATCGTCATGA